A window from Patescibacteria group bacterium encodes these proteins:
- the pdxS gene encoding pyridoxal 5'-phosphate synthase lyase subunit PdxS → MEKKTATLRLKKGLAEMLKGGVIMDVVNPAQAVIAEKAGAVAVMALERVPSDIRKDGGVARMSDPKMIRVIQKAVTIPVMAKVRIGHFVEAQILEALAVDYIDESEVLTPADEQFHVDKSQFKIPFVCGATNLGEAARRIAEGAAMIRTKGEAGTGNVVEAVRHIRTINAEIAALQKMSPAAVKKYAAAIRTPLALVAEIKKLGRLPVVNFAAGGVATPADAALLMQLGCDGVFVGSGIFKSKNPAKMARAIVLATMNFRDAKIIAQVSEGLGEAMKGLEISTLTTKLAGRGW, encoded by the coding sequence ATGGAAAAGAAAACTGCCACACTACGCCTGAAAAAAGGTCTCGCCGAAATGCTCAAGGGCGGCGTCATCATGGATGTCGTGAATCCGGCGCAAGCCGTGATTGCGGAGAAAGCCGGTGCAGTCGCAGTGATGGCGCTCGAACGCGTGCCTAGCGATATTCGCAAAGACGGCGGCGTGGCGAGAATGTCCGACCCGAAGATGATTCGCGTAATTCAGAAAGCGGTGACGATTCCCGTCATGGCGAAAGTCCGCATCGGACATTTTGTCGAGGCGCAGATTTTGGAAGCACTCGCAGTCGACTACATCGACGAGTCGGAAGTTCTCACACCGGCCGATGAACAATTTCATGTCGATAAATCCCAATTTAAAATTCCCTTCGTCTGCGGCGCAACCAATCTCGGTGAAGCAGCACGCAGAATCGCGGAGGGTGCAGCGATGATTCGCACGAAAGGCGAAGCCGGAACAGGCAATGTCGTCGAGGCGGTGCGTCACATCCGGACAATCAATGCGGAAATCGCGGCGTTGCAAAAGATGTCACCAGCGGCGGTGAAAAAATACGCAGCAGCAATCCGCACACCGCTCGCACTCGTCGCAGAAATTAAAAAGCTCGGTCGCCTGCCAGTCGTGAATTTCGCCGCAGGTGGAGTCGCGACACCAGCCGATGCCGCGCTCCTGATGCAGCTCGGCTGCGACGGTGTCTTCGTCGGCAGCGGAATTTTCAAATCAAAGAATCCCGCCAAAATGGCGCGCGCCATCGTCCTCGCGACGATGAATTTCCGCGATGCGAAAATCATAGCGCAGGTTTCCGAGGGACTCGGCGAAGCGATGAAAGGTCTGGAAATCTCAACACTCACGACGAAACTAGCCGGACGCGGCTGGTGA
- the pdxT gene encoding pyridoxal 5'-phosphate synthase glutaminase subunit PdxT, translated as MAIHGDVAEHAAVLHTLKIEAVEVRTVQDFANLDGLILPGGESTTIGKLMEIYGLKKELIRFATTPRKNLTTGNYQLPTIFGTCAGLILLAKFGLLAAKIERNAYGRQLDSFETRLKIPAVSSKEISVAFIRAPKILSVGKSVEVLAKFEGVPIFIREKNIFATSFHPETLGETKIHEFVFAVKSGQ; from the coding sequence TTGGCTATCCACGGCGATGTCGCGGAGCACGCCGCTGTTTTACACACGCTGAAAATCGAAGCCGTCGAAGTACGCACCGTGCAAGATTTCGCAAATCTCGATGGGCTGATTTTGCCCGGCGGCGAATCGACGACCATCGGAAAATTGATGGAGATTTACGGATTGAAAAAAGAACTGATTCGCTTCGCCACCACTCCGCGGAAAAATCTAACGACTGGAAATTACCAACTACCGACTATCTTCGGAACTTGTGCCGGACTAATCCTGCTCGCGAAATTCGGATTGCTCGCTGCGAAAATCGAGCGCAACGCCTACGGTCGCCAGCTCGATTCTTTCGAGACGCGATTAAAAATACCAGCAGTTTCGTCGAAAGAAATTTCCGTGGCTTTCATTCGCGCGCCCAAAATTTTGTCCGTCGGAAAATCAGTCGAGGTGCTGGCAAAATTTGAAGGCGTGCCAATCTTCATCCGTGAGAAAAATATCTTTGCGACGAGCTTCCATCCCGAGACTCTCGGCGAGACTAAAATTCACGAATTTGTTTTTGCGGTAAAATCCGGACAATGA
- a CDS encoding transketolase, with protein MKNSELQTLANQLRITALEMICGAKSGHPGGSLSAMDLLVALYFGGILKHDPQNPNNPERDFFVLSKGHASAALYAVLAERGFFDKAELAKFRQIDSNLQGHPTPHTPGVEVASGSLGQGLSFSVGLALAQPAQCVFTLLGDGELQEGQNWEAIMSAAHFKLKNLTAIIDHNRLQIDGSTDEVMRVDPIGAKFASFGWEVVEIDGHNFAEILHALTQAKAGKKPTAIIAHTTKGKGAPVAENNFAFHGTPLSCDELVEAKKNLSN; from the coding sequence ATGAAAAACTCGGAACTGCAAACGCTCGCCAACCAGCTGCGCATCACCGCGCTCGAAATGATTTGTGGTGCGAAGTCCGGACATCCCGGCGGGAGTCTCTCCGCGATGGACCTCCTGGTCGCGCTGTATTTCGGCGGGATTTTAAAACATGATCCGCAGAATCCGAACAATCCCGAACGCGATTTTTTCGTGCTGTCGAAAGGTCACGCCTCGGCCGCGCTGTACGCCGTCCTCGCGGAGCGCGGATTTTTTGACAAGGCAGAGCTCGCGAAATTTCGCCAGATTGATTCGAATCTCCAGGGACACCCGACTCCGCACACGCCCGGCGTCGAAGTCGCGAGTGGCAGTCTCGGTCAAGGCTTGAGTTTTTCCGTCGGACTCGCACTCGCGCAACCAGCGCAATGCGTCTTCACTTTGCTCGGCGATGGCGAATTGCAGGAAGGTCAAAATTGGGAAGCCATAATGTCCGCAGCGCATTTTAAATTGAAAAATCTAACCGCCATCATCGACCACAACCGCCTGCAAATCGACGGCTCGACGGACGAAGTGATGCGCGTCGATCCGATCGGCGCGAAATTCGCGAGCTTCGGCTGGGAGGTCGTCGAAATCGACGGTCACAATTTCGCGGAAATTTTGCACGCGCTGACGCAAGCGAAAGCTGGCAAAAAACCCACTGCAATTATTGCGCACACGACGAAAGGCAAAGGCGCGCCGGTCGCAGAAAATAATTTCGCCTTTCACGGCACGCCACTTTCCTGCGACGAACTGGTCGAAGCAAAAAAGAATCTCTCGAATTAA
- a CDS encoding right-handed parallel beta-helix repeat-containing protein, which translates to MQLRKIFLAIVFLVLASAPVLAETVVDIDIYADTTWTKAMSPILIQSSVRGDTIRRLINGATLTIQPGVVIQVEKGMSFQIMSSCLRGFNSDTCYRDGEGKIKMPKLVARGTATEPIIFTSQESNPQPGDWGALIAESPNSELEWVEVRYAGAKGKRAAVEINNSLFQNNLITNSGLAQYAVYASSQTIEGSVIRDGAAAGIFCDHSCQLLGNVIESNAGDAVTVDLKVPTKISGNLIFKNGGYAIRSDSIYSQLATIENNFFRENSGGVYFQRSCDGLKINANNFLKNTNFAIKSDINNFVGRTYPATGNWFGIDTGSQKTAGQFFVSSDYDASKFSATDLPFTIDGSSAAARIYRDYLAENNLTDNFFTAKVARTATIGKENLPGALLQYSLTLENKTTSARDAQIAISTPSDQSLLLCSAQPASADFSYALATACSTALASSLTFKNNQLVWSPTGIPALGEKTLFFVMMTNPTTVNPALPRIDLAGKPFSYTLGTKVNLSVSGGNTAAPTSAPVTTPVAGQKAATPTVQNSAPAPVAGAIATGTVTRQMLNGVLTYLLKTTDGKYYVLFNKDKWRDIDNFTKSADKAKKIAVFGEFTYKNGRPSAIKFSRFEILN; encoded by the coding sequence ATGCAGCTCCGTAAAATTTTCCTTGCGATTGTTTTTCTCGTCTTGGCGAGTGCGCCGGTTTTGGCCGAGACCGTCGTCGACATCGATATTTACGCCGACACGACTTGGACGAAAGCGATGAGTCCGATCTTGATTCAGTCGAGCGTACGCGGTGACACCATTCGCCGCTTGATCAATGGTGCGACGCTCACGATTCAGCCGGGTGTAGTCATCCAAGTCGAGAAGGGCATGAGTTTCCAAATCATGAGCTCGTGTTTGCGTGGTTTTAATTCAGACACTTGCTACCGCGATGGGGAAGGCAAAATCAAAATGCCGAAGCTGGTGGCACGCGGGACTGCGACCGAGCCGATTATTTTCACCTCGCAAGAATCCAATCCGCAACCAGGCGACTGGGGTGCGCTGATTGCGGAGTCGCCGAATTCTGAGCTGGAGTGGGTCGAGGTGCGTTACGCCGGAGCGAAAGGCAAACGCGCGGCGGTCGAAATCAACAATTCACTTTTCCAAAATAATTTAATTACGAACTCCGGTCTCGCGCAGTATGCGGTTTACGCCAGCAGTCAGACGATTGAGGGCAGTGTGATTCGCGATGGTGCTGCCGCCGGAATTTTTTGCGACCATAGCTGCCAGCTGCTCGGCAATGTCATTGAAAGCAACGCCGGAGACGCAGTCACGGTCGACCTCAAAGTGCCGACCAAAATCAGCGGCAATCTGATTTTCAAAAATGGTGGTTATGCGATTCGAAGTGACAGCATTTATTCGCAGCTAGCGACGATTGAAAATAATTTTTTTCGGGAGAACTCCGGTGGGGTCTATTTCCAGCGTTCGTGCGACGGACTCAAAATTAACGCAAACAATTTTTTAAAGAATACGAATTTTGCGATTAAGTCCGATATCAATAATTTCGTCGGGCGGACTTATCCAGCGACGGGTAATTGGTTCGGCATCGACACCGGATCGCAAAAGACCGCCGGACAATTTTTCGTCTCGAGTGATTACGACGCGTCCAAATTTTCTGCCACAGATCTCCCTTTCACGATTGATGGCTCATCCGCGGCAGCGCGAATTTACCGCGACTATCTTGCCGAAAACAATCTGACCGACAATTTTTTCACGGCGAAGGTTGCGCGGACAGCGACCATCGGTAAAGAAAATTTACCGGGTGCGCTTTTGCAATATTCACTCACGCTCGAAAACAAAACGACGAGCGCGCGGGACGCGCAGATTGCGATTTCCACTCCTTCCGATCAGAGCCTGCTGCTCTGCAGCGCGCAGCCCGCGAGTGCTGATTTCAGTTATGCCCTCGCGACAGCTTGCTCGACTGCGCTGGCGAGTTCGCTTACTTTCAAAAATAACCAGCTCGTGTGGTCACCGACCGGCATTCCGGCGCTCGGCGAGAAGACTCTGTTTTTCGTCATGATGACGAATCCGACGACTGTGAATCCCGCCTTGCCGCGAATCGATTTAGCCGGCAAACCATTTTCCTACACACTTGGTACGAAAGTTAACTTGAGTGTGTCTGGCGGCAATACTGCCGCGCCTACAAGCGCACCAGTCACTACTCCGGTAGCAGGGCAAAAAGCGGCGACGCCAACTGTGCAAAATTCTGCGCCTGCGCCAGTCGCCGGTGCAATCGCGACCGGTACAGTCACGCGCCAAATGCTGAATGGCGTTTTGACTTACTTGCTCAAGACGACTGACGGCAAATACTATGTTCTTTTCAACAAAGACAAATGGCGCGACATCGACAACTTCACGAAGTCAGCCGACAAGGCGAAAAAGATTGCGGTCTTCGGAGAATTCACTTACAAAAACGGCCGACCGAGTGCAATCAAATTCTCGCGCTTCGAGATTCTGAATTAA
- a CDS encoding ArgE/DapE family deacylase, translating into MHPVHRLSASEQKSLITTLGKLVAIDSSRSETKVVNFCEKFLGTIGVAVEKFALIKTRPNLIWSLGRGPAILVAAHTDTVPAGENWKSDPFKMSQKKGVLLGRGVVDNKSPLAGMLVATKILQKFESELKNKIIFAAVADEERGNKFGIDFLLAQKVFPKLAAAIVPDSCGQNRAIEIAEKGVLQIKVTAFGEQGHGSLPEKSKNAIFVLKDFLRQVRQLKFARRTKLLTPTTIAVTSFHAGAATNVIPGEASATLDIRLPPSESKTKVLAKIKTLATAEERRWRVPKFRFEILSDLPSSATTENCELVKSTAAAVQKITRRKPQALGMAGFTFGGILRARGIPTVAFGPGKLEECHRANEKVRSAEVTEFAEILIELLRGIELK; encoded by the coding sequence GTGCATCCAGTCCACCGACTTTCCGCCAGCGAACAAAAATCACTAATTACCACTCTCGGGAAATTAGTCGCAATTGATTCTTCGCGCAGTGAAACCAAAGTCGTGAATTTCTGCGAAAAATTTTTGGGCACAATCGGAGTAGCTGTCGAAAAATTCGCGCTGATTAAAACCCGACCGAATTTGATCTGGAGTCTCGGTCGCGGACCAGCGATCCTCGTCGCGGCTCACACCGACACTGTCCCCGCCGGAGAAAATTGGAAAAGCGATCCATTCAAAATGTCGCAAAAAAAGGGAGTGCTCCTAGGTCGTGGCGTCGTGGATAATAAATCGCCACTCGCCGGCATGCTAGTCGCGACCAAAATTCTGCAAAAATTTGAGAGCGAGCTGAAGAATAAAATCATCTTCGCGGCAGTCGCTGACGAAGAGCGCGGCAATAAATTTGGGATAGATTTTCTGCTCGCGCAAAAAGTTTTCCCGAAACTCGCCGCGGCAATCGTGCCTGATTCTTGCGGTCAAAATCGCGCCATCGAAATCGCCGAAAAGGGCGTGCTGCAGATCAAGGTGACCGCCTTCGGCGAGCAAGGCCACGGCTCGCTGCCCGAGAAATCGAAGAACGCGATTTTTGTTTTGAAAGATTTCTTGCGCCAAGTGCGGCAGCTCAAATTCGCGCGGCGAACCAAGCTGCTCACGCCGACGACCATCGCTGTCACGAGCTTCCACGCGGGAGCCGCGACAAATGTGATTCCCGGCGAAGCGAGCGCGACGCTCGACATCCGCCTGCCACCGAGTGAATCGAAAACGAAAGTACTCGCCAAAATCAAAACGCTCGCGACGGCAGAAGAGCGGCGTTGGCGCGTGCCGAAATTTCGTTTTGAAATTCTCTCCGACTTGCCAAGCTCGGCGACTACGGAAAATTGCGAACTCGTGAAATCAACTGCGGCAGCAGTGCAAAAAATTACGCGGCGCAAACCGCAAGCCCTCGGCATGGCAGGCTTCACCTTTGGCGGAATTTTGCGCGCGCGCGGAATTCCGACCGTCGCCTTCGGTCCGGGCAAACTCGAGGAATGCCACCGCGCGAATGAAAAAGTCCGCAGTGCCGAAGTCACCGAATTCGCGGAAATCTTGATCGAGCTTTTGCGTGGGATTGAGCTAAAATAA
- a CDS encoding D-alanine--D-alanine ligase, whose translation MKKNLTVAVLAGGASAERGVSRISGAAVAQALQKKGFRVLTFDPKNQLPKFIAARSEIAVVFPALHGRGGEDGEIQKLLTKLKVPFVGSGVRGMQNSFDKVRAKKIYRAGKLPVAAQQIFAPSSQARLKLKFPVFVKPAREGSSFGASLVREDRQFAAALKKAWKFGAALVEEFLDGTEISVGVLENPNGKLTALPPIEICSKNSFFDFKAKYDSKFSEEIVPARISQTLTKKAQLLAKKAHELLQLRHLSRSDFIIVGTQIHILETNTLPGFTPNSLFPKEAAAAGITFDELCERLIRLALRDKK comes from the coding sequence ATGAAAAAAAATCTGACAGTCGCGGTGCTCGCTGGCGGTGCTTCGGCCGAGCGCGGTGTGTCGCGCATCTCGGGTGCCGCCGTCGCGCAAGCTCTGCAAAAAAAGGGTTTCCGCGTTTTGACTTTCGATCCGAAAAATCAGCTCCCGAAATTTATCGCGGCACGAAGTGAAATCGCCGTCGTCTTCCCGGCGCTGCACGGTCGTGGCGGCGAGGACGGCGAGATTCAGAAATTACTCACAAAATTAAAAGTGCCTTTCGTCGGATCGGGCGTGCGCGGTATGCAAAATTCTTTTGATAAAGTTCGCGCCAAGAAAATTTACCGCGCCGGAAAATTACCGGTCGCCGCCCAGCAAATCTTCGCACCTAGCTCGCAAGCGCGCCTGAAATTAAAATTTCCAGTCTTCGTGAAACCCGCACGCGAAGGTAGCAGCTTCGGCGCATCACTCGTGCGCGAAGATAGACAATTCGCGGCAGCACTCAAAAAAGCTTGGAAATTCGGCGCGGCACTCGTCGAGGAATTTTTGGATGGAACTGAGATTTCGGTCGGCGTGCTGGAAAATCCAAACGGCAAATTGACCGCACTACCCCCGATTGAGATTTGTTCGAAAAATAGCTTCTTCGATTTCAAGGCGAAATACGATTCCAAATTCTCGGAGGAAATTGTGCCTGCCCGCATCTCGCAAACGCTCACGAAAAAAGCGCAACTGCTCGCGAAAAAAGCCCACGAACTTTTGCAATTGCGCCACCTCTCGCGTTCGGATTTTATAATTGTCGGCACGCAGATTCATATCCTCGAGACGAATACCCTCCCCGGCTTCACGCCGAATTCACTCTTTCCCAAAGAAGCCGCAGCGGCTGGCATCACTTTCGATGAGCTTTGCGAGCGGCTTATTCGACTGGCGCTACGGGACAAAAAGTAA
- a CDS encoding S8 family serine peptidase: protein MFKKISPKIKILLLGIFILAVAAGVTVRCLTAPSSVDQLAQLNFKYGLVAAQPLDHLAEVQDINLFKPVFLRADLVGSVKPQQDLLVSLKADNSGDLSQHILLLKLRTGEDIEQVAEAYQNSPIVQTAEPNFDLKIDPAAEPATEASTELEAPASIPAETTIQESQPVLVAVLDSGVDITHPDLVGRTEPGWNFVNQNNDVADSDGHGTHTAGIILRNSAAARILPLKISDGATGKMSELVAAIKFAADNSVQVINLSLGLPQESEILHEAIDYARAKNVLIVAAAGNYNTGTKFFPAAWPEVFGVAALGKNGSKLFLSNFGEWVDCSVMAQDVYAPAPGGKYAYRTGTSEAAPVVSAKIADLLSTATEPLDFSEVNDFLLQNSEPITSKYALGRRILAAGEQATIESLSR, encoded by the coding sequence ATGTTTAAAAAAATCTCCCCAAAAATAAAAATTCTGTTGCTCGGAATTTTCATCCTTGCGGTAGCAGCTGGCGTCACAGTCAGATGCTTGACCGCGCCGAGCTCCGTCGACCAGCTCGCGCAGCTGAATTTCAAATACGGCTTGGTCGCGGCTCAGCCGCTCGATCATTTGGCTGAGGTGCAGGACATAAATTTATTTAAGCCGGTTTTTTTGCGGGCGGATTTAGTCGGTTCGGTGAAGCCGCAGCAGGATTTGCTCGTGAGTCTCAAGGCGGACAATTCCGGCGATCTTTCGCAACACATCTTGCTCTTGAAATTGCGCACAGGTGAGGATATCGAGCAGGTGGCGGAGGCGTACCAAAATTCTCCGATTGTGCAGACTGCTGAGCCAAATTTTGATTTGAAAATTGATCCGGCAGCGGAGCCGGCTACTGAAGCCTCGACCGAGCTTGAAGCGCCTGCAAGTATTCCCGCTGAGACTACTATTCAGGAATCGCAGCCCGTGCTCGTCGCCGTGCTCGACTCCGGTGTGGATATCACGCATCCGGATCTAGTCGGTCGCACTGAGCCGGGTTGGAATTTCGTCAATCAGAATAATGATGTTGCCGATAGTGATGGACACGGTACGCATACCGCTGGCATCATTCTGAGAAATTCAGCGGCTGCGCGAATTCTGCCGCTCAAAATTTCCGACGGGGCGACGGGCAAGATGAGCGAGCTGGTCGCAGCAATCAAATTCGCCGCCGATAATAGTGTCCAAGTAATCAATCTCAGTCTGGGCCTACCGCAGGAATCTGAGATTCTGCACGAGGCGATTGACTACGCGCGCGCCAAAAATGTCCTGATTGTCGCGGCGGCTGGTAATTACAATACTGGCACGAAATTTTTCCCGGCAGCCTGGCCGGAAGTTTTCGGTGTGGCTGCTCTCGGTAAAAATGGCAGCAAACTTTTTCTCAGTAATTTCGGTGAGTGGGTGGATTGTTCCGTCATGGCGCAGGATGTCTACGCCCCGGCACCGGGCGGGAAGTACGCGTATCGCACGGGGACTTCGGAAGCTGCTCCAGTCGTCTCTGCCAAGATTGCCGACCTGCTCAGCACTGCTACAGAGCCACTCGATTTTTCCGAGGTGAATGATTTCCTGCTCCAAAACTCTGAGCCGATTACTAGCAAATATGCGCTTGGTCGCAGAATTTTAGCGGCTGGTGAGCAGGCTACCATTGAGTCTTTAAGTCGCTAA